The following are from one region of the Canis lupus baileyi chromosome 25, mCanLup2.hap1, whole genome shotgun sequence genome:
- the LOC140617505 gene encoding NKG2-D type II integral membrane protein-like isoform X2, with product MKLVRDRWAHHSMEMNEILNYNSEPVTHGTSPRRQKRKPTLITSKCGENSSPLFVTCSIAIAMGIHFIIMVMICGAIIIRYSLFNQEAPISLQESYCGPCPKNWICYRNSCYQFFNESKSWYQSQASCRSQNSSLLKIYSREDQDFFKLVKSYHWMGLIQIPTNGSWQWEDGTILLPNQLTMVEMQNGTCAVYGSSFKGYTENCLTPNTYICMQRIV from the exons ATGAAGTTGGTCCGAGATCGGTGGGCTCATCACAGCATGG AGATGAATGAAATCCTTAATTATAACTCTGAACCTGTAACACATGGTACTtctccacgaaggcaaaagagaaaGCCTACATTAATCACCAGCAAATGTGGAGAAAACT CATCTCCACTTTTCGTAACCTGTTCCATTGCTATAGCTATGGGGATCCATTTCATCATAATGGTAATGATATGCGGTGCCATAATCATCAGATATT cattATTCAACCAGGAAGCTCCAATTTCTTTGCAAG aaagtTATTGTGGTCCGTGTCCTAAAAACTGGATATGTTATAGAAACAGCTGTTACCAATTTTTTAATGAGAGTAAAAGCTGGTATCAGAGCCAAGCTTCTTGTAGGTCTCAAAATTCCAGTCTTCTGAAGATATACAGCAGAGAGGACCAG GATTTCTTTAAATTGGTAAAATCATATCATTGGATGGGACTAATACAAATTCCAACAAATGGATCCTGGCAGTGGGAAGATGGCACCATTCTCTTGCCCAATCA ACTAACAATGGTTGAAATGCAGAATGGAACCTGTGCAGTTTATGGATCAAGTTTTAAAGGTTACACTGAAAACTGTCTAACTCCAAACACATACATCTGCATGCAGAGGATTGTGTAA
- the LOC140617505 gene encoding NKG2-D type II integral membrane protein-like isoform X1 yields MKLVRDRWAHHSMEMNEILNYNSEPVTHGTSPRRQKRKPTLITSKCGENSSPLFVTCSIAIAMGIHFIIMVMICGAIIIRYSGSLYLSILLIIILLALFNQEAPISLQESYCGPCPKNWICYRNSCYQFFNESKSWYQSQASCRSQNSSLLKIYSREDQDFFKLVKSYHWMGLIQIPTNGSWQWEDGTILLPNQLTMVEMQNGTCAVYGSSFKGYTENCLTPNTYICMQRIV; encoded by the exons ATGAAGTTGGTCCGAGATCGGTGGGCTCATCACAGCATGG AGATGAATGAAATCCTTAATTATAACTCTGAACCTGTAACACATGGTACTtctccacgaaggcaaaagagaaaGCCTACATTAATCACCAGCAAATGTGGAGAAAACT CATCTCCACTTTTCGTAACCTGTTCCATTGCTATAGCTATGGGGATCCATTTCATCATAATGGTAATGATATGCGGTGCCATAATCATCAGATATT ctggaagtttgtacctctcaatcctcttaattattattttattagcattATTCAACCAGGAAGCTCCAATTTCTTTGCAAG aaagtTATTGTGGTCCGTGTCCTAAAAACTGGATATGTTATAGAAACAGCTGTTACCAATTTTTTAATGAGAGTAAAAGCTGGTATCAGAGCCAAGCTTCTTGTAGGTCTCAAAATTCCAGTCTTCTGAAGATATACAGCAGAGAGGACCAG GATTTCTTTAAATTGGTAAAATCATATCATTGGATGGGACTAATACAAATTCCAACAAATGGATCCTGGCAGTGGGAAGATGGCACCATTCTCTTGCCCAATCA ACTAACAATGGTTGAAATGCAGAATGGAACCTGTGCAGTTTATGGATCAAGTTTTAAAGGTTACACTGAAAACTGTCTAACTCCAAACACATACATCTGCATGCAGAGGATTGTGTAA